In Gammaproteobacteria bacterium, the DNA window CCGCTGAAGCGGAACGCGATGCTGCCGAACAGGCGCATTACCGGCGATTGATTCGCAACACGGTCGTCGCCGGCGCATTGGCCGCGCCCTTGATGATTGCAGAAATGGCCGGTTGGTTGCCGGTGCTGGCAACCTCAAGAGGTCAGGTCTTTTGGATTGGCATCGGCTTGTTGACCCTGGCGGCGATGATGTACAGCGGCGGCCATTTCTTCACTGGCGCCTGGAAGCAGTTTCGCCACCACAACGCGAACATGGATACCCTGATTACTCTGGGCACCGGCGCAGCGTGGTTTTATTCGATGCTGGTTGCGTTGTTTCCAACCAGTGTGCCCAGCCTGGCGCAACATGCCTATTTTGAGGCGGCGGTGATGATTATTGCCTTGATCAACCTGGGTTCCGCCCTGGAAACCCGGGCGCGTGGCAAGGCGTCCGCCGCGATTCAACGTCTTCTCGGTCTACAACCGAAAACCGCCCGGCTGGTCGAGGGCGATCAGGAACGGGATGTCCCGATTGAAACCCTGCAACCCGGTGCGCTGATCCGAGTGCGGCCTGGCGAGAAAATTCCCGTTGACGGTGAGGTGATTAGCGGTCAGTCCACGGTGGACGAATCCATGCTGACCGGCGAGCCGCTACCCGTTGCCAAACAGGTGGGCGATCCGGTCACCGGCGGTGCTTTCAACAAAGTCGGCGCGTTCCTGTTCCGCGCCACCCGGGTCGGCGAGGACACGGTGCTCGCGCATATCGTCGCCAGCGTGCGCCAAGCGCAGAATAGCAAACCGCCGATTGGCCGACTTGCCGACCGGGTTGCATCAGTGTTCGTTCCCTCGGTGCTCATTATCGCCGTGCTGACGGCGTTGACCTGGTTCAACTTCGGCCCCGAACCCCGGATCGGCTATATGCTGGTCACCACTCTGACCGTGCTGATCATCGCCTGTCCCTGCGCCCTCGGGCTGGCTACGCCGATTTCCATTATGGTTGGAGTCGGCAAGGCCGCGGAATACGGCATTCTGATTCGTGACGGTGAAGCGTTGCAACGGGTAGGGCAATTGACGACGGTGGTGCTCGACAAGACCGGCACCATAACCACGGGTCGTCCGACAGTGACTGCTGTGGTCGCCGCCGCTGGCTTCGACGAGGACGCACTATTTGCGGTGACCGCCGGACTGGAAGCCGGCTCCGAACACCCTTTGGCCCAGGCCATTCTCGACGCTGCCCGCGAGCGTGGCCTGGTCATTCCCACCGTGGAACAGTTTGAAGCAATTGCCGGTCACGGCGCTCAGGGCATAATCAACGGTCGCGCTGTGCTGGCCGGCCAGCGCCGCTGGCTGGATGGGCAGGGGATTGACACCACTCTGCTCCAGGCGAAAGCGGAATGCCTGGCCGCGGCGGGACAGACGCCGATTTTCGTCGCCGTGGATGGGCAAGCCGCCGGTATTGTTGCGGTGGCCGATTCGCTGAAACCGGATTCCGCCGCCGCAATCGCCCGTTTGCGGCAACTGGGTTTGAACGTTGTGCTTCTGACCGGCGATCATGCAGCAACCGCCCAGGCTATCGCCGCACAAGCCGGGATTGAGCAAGTTCACGCCGAAGTGTTGCCAACCGACAAGGCCAGCGTCATTGCCAAATTGCAGGCCCAAGGCGAAGCAGTCGGCATGGTTGGCGATGGCATTAACGACGCGCCAGCGCTGGCCCAGGCGGATGTCGGACTGGCCATGGGCACGGGAACCGATATCGCTATTGAAAGCGCCGGCATGACCTTGGTGCGCGGTTCGCTGCATGGCGTCGCCGATGCCATCGCCCTGTCGCGGGCCGCCCTGCGCAACATTCGACAGAATCTATTCGGCGCTTTCATTTACAATACCTTGGGTATTCCGCTAGCGGCCGGTGTGCTTTATCCGGTCAGCGGGCTATTATTGAACCCGATGCTGGCCGGCGCGGCCATGGCGCTGTCATCCTTCACTGTTGTCAGTAACGCCAATCGGTTGCGCGGGTTTCGTCCGCCGAATCTTCCTGGAGGTAATCCACAATGACCACGCTCATCGTCAATCTGGCCGGATTGAGCCTGATCGGCCTCATTGTCTGGTGGTTCTGGGGCGCTCGTTCATGAACGCGCTGCCCCCACCCAAAACGCCCTGGCTGGGACGCATCGGCGTTGGCTTAGCCACTGTCGCCACTGTGGTCATCGGCTTTATCGCAGCTTCGTTTCTATTCGCTATCTTGCTGACCGCTGGATTGATCTTTACGGGCTTCCTGTGGTGGCAATTCCGCCGACTGGCGCGTGCGGCGCAGGCAATGCAACCACAGGACCTCGAAGGCGAATATACCGTCGAGTCCACGCAGCTGATGCTGGAAGATCAGAGTGCATTCGAAGAGGAGGAATCGCATCCTGATTCGCCACCGCGTCGCTCCAAGCCCCATAAAAATCGCCGCGCCTCCCAATCCCACTATTAAAATGCATTTTTGTACAGCGGCTGGCGAGCTAAAAACGCTCTCTCCCTCAACCCCTCTCTCACTGGGGGAGGGAGGTTTTGCCCAGCAAGCGCGGTTGCTCTACACCCAATTTCCACTGGACGCCATCGCCGGTTTACTGATTGCGCCTGCACTGGCGTTGATGGTTTGGAACACGGTTCCCCAAAAAATACTATTGATTTGGCTCGCTTTTATTGAAGCGACCGTAGTGATTCGTCTGGCGTTGATTTTCGTTTTCCAGCGCCGCGTCCATCCAGAGGAGAGGGACGCAACGCGCTGGATCAATCGCTACGCCTGGGCTTGTCTGGCCAGTGGGCTGGGTTGGGGGAGTACCGTGACGCTGTTGAACCACCCGACTTCTCTGATGTATGACCTACTGATCGTTCTAGCGCTGGGCAGTATTCTGATCAGTGGGTTATTAGCGCTGACCCCGGTATTGAAGGTCTATCTTGCCCAGGCCCTACCGCTGTCCCTGCCGCCGATTCTCTGGTTGTTATGGCAAGGCGATCCGACCCACATCGTCCTGGGACTTGCGGGCCTGCTATATCTGTTGCTGGCGGTGAGGTTGGCGCGTTGTCACCATCAAACCCTGGCGCAATCACTGCAACTGAGCTTGAAAAACAAGGCATTGTTTCAGTCTTGCGCCGAAGCCAGGGAGGCAGTGGAACAGCATGACCGGCGACAGGCGCGTATGGCCCTGGTTTTACAACGACAGCAAACTCTGTTGGCCCATGCCTCGCGTCTCAACACGCTGGGCGAAATGGCCTCCGGGTTGGTTCATGAAATCAACCAGCCGATAACCGCCATTACCCTCTATACCGAAGCCGGTTTGGCGCAACTGCGCGATTGTGAGAGCAACGCGGATAAGTTGCGTGAGACACTGGAGAAAATCGCTGCCCAAAGCGCCCGGGCCAGCGCCATCATCCAGCGGATTCGCCATTTTGCCCGTTGCGACAAACTTCAGTACGCTCCAGTGCGCATCCATGACCTGCTGGATGAAATCGCCGATTTCCTTAATCTCGAAGCCGAGCGCCATACCATTCGCATTCGTTATGACGCCCCATCGACCTTGCCGCCGGTGCTGGCCGACGCGCTACAGATCCAGCAGGTGATTCTCAATCTGGTGCGCAACGCCATTGACGCCATGAGCAGTAGCGAGAGCGTTGGCAGGATCGTTCTCGCCGCCCATCTCGACCAAAAAGTAGTAGAAATCACGGTTCAGGACACCGGTCCCGGTCTGGAGCCAGGGATTGCCAGTCAGTTGTTGCATCCCTTTTTCACCACCAAACCCTATGGCCTTGGGCTGGGTCTGCCAATCAGCCAAACGATCATCGAAGCCCATGGCGGTCGATTGTGGGTGACCGCTAATTCTGGTCCTGGAGTGACTTTCCACTTCACCTTGCCGGTGGCGAGCAAAATGGACCGTTCAGAAAATGCGCCCGCCAACCTGTCCATCGAAACGGGATAGCGAGGTCAAGTCTTGGATTTTCGGCCCTCGCTTTCCACCCTGCTCCGGTCGGTAGAGGAAAGTTATGAACGATGGCTCATTAACCGGATGCCCCGCCGCTGGCTCGAAAGTCTGCGTCGCTACGATTCCCCAGCTGTTCTTAGTCTGCTCTATATCATCCTGGGTCTGCTCTGGCTGACGACGGATCATCTGCTCTTCGCCCTCGGGTGGGGCGACGCTCCCGCATCGTGGACCAATCTGGTGAAAAATGCAGCAGGCGTCGTCATCAGCGGTGGTCTGCTGTATGGGTTGCTGCTGGCCCATGCCCGCCAGGCGCAGCGTGCCCGCCGTATGCATGAATATACTGAGGAGCGCTTGCGTAGCGCGCGCGATGAACTGGAAAACCGGGTCGAGGAACGCACGGCGGAATTGCAGGCGATCAACCATGCCTTGGAGCGGCAAATCGCTGCCCGTGTCCAGGTCGAGATTGCTCTGCGCGACAGTGAAGAGCGATTTCGTCAGTTGGCCGAACATGTTCGAGAGGTATTTTGGGTCTATGGCATTGCCGAAGAACGCCTTTTGTATATCAGTCCGGCCTACGAAGAAATCTGGGGGCGATCCATCGCCAACCTTCACGAACGGCCTTTCGACTGGTTGGAAGCCGTTCATTCCGATGACCGGCCGCGTATCCAGGCAGCGCATATCGCCAAGGTTCAGTGGGGCTATTTCGACGAAGAATATCGAGTGGTGCGGCCAGATGGCGCGGTGCGCTGGGTGTGGGATCGCGGTTTTCCAGTGCGCGATGAGAACGGCTATATCTATCGCGTCGCTGGCCTGGCGGAAGATATTACCACCCGTAGACTGGCGGACGACCAATTGCGCCGGCAACAGATCGAATTGGCACGAACCTCGCGGCTCAGCCTGGCGGTGGAGCTGGCGTCCAATCTGGCCCATAACCTGAACCAGCCACTCGCGGCCATCGTTGCCTATACTCAGGCATGTCTGACCCTGTTGCGGCAGGATAAAACCGATCCCCGCGAAGTCACCAGCACCCTTGAGGAAGTCGTCAATCAGGGTCTGCGCGCCGGCGAGATTATTCGCCACCTACGGGAAGTGGTGCGACGCCACACGGTTGACCAGACCGCACTTGACCTCAACGCGCTGATTCATGCAGTCATTAGTTATGCACAACTGGAATTGCGCCAAGCCAGGCTGAATCTGAAACTGGAGCTGGCGGAATCGTTGCCTGCCGTGCTGGCGGATGATTTACAAATTCAATTGGTGGTGCTGTACCTGATGCGCAACGCTATTGAGGCCATGCAGAAACCGGATCATGAACCGCATGAGTTGATGATTCAAACCAGCGTACTCAATTCAAACGCGGCGCTGGTGACGATCCGCGACACCGGTCATGGCTTCAGCGAGGAAACTGTTGATCGCTTGTTTCAACCGTTTTTTACCACCAAACCTGGTGGTATGGGCCTGGGGCTATCAGTCAGCCGCTCGATCATCGAAACCCAGGGCGGACAACTTTGGGCAACGCCCAATCCTGATCGTGGTGTTTCCTTCCACTTTACCTTGCCGATTCCAGTGACGGCTTATCCTTTGCACGCCAGACATGAACCCAACGCCGACCGTTTTTCTTATTGACGATGACCAGGCCATTCGCGATGCCGTGGGATTGCTGTTGCGCGCCCATGGACTAGCCGTGGAAACCTTTGCCAACGCCGTCGACTTTCTGGAGTCCGACGCGATTCAGCGGCCCGGTTGCCTGTTGCTGGATGTGCGAATGCCCGGTATGAGCGGTCTGGACTTGCAAAAGCATCTGCGCGCGAGGAATCAGCAAGTTCCGATTATCTTCATCACTGGCCACGGCGATGTGCCGATGGCGATTCGAGCCATGAAGGCCGGCGCTTTTGACTTCGTGGAAAAACCATTTCAGGCGGAAACGCTATTGGGGCGGGTTCATGACGCACTGGCATTCGACGCCCAAGAGCGTTGCCGACAGGCGCAGCGTGACGAAGCGGCGGCGCGAATGGCCCTGCTGTCGCCACGGGAGCGGGAAGTGCTAGAGCGAGTGGTGGCCGGCCAATACAACAAAGTGATTGCCGCCGAGCTGGATATCAGCATTTCCACCGTGGAGATCCATCGCAAGCGGGTCATGAAGAAACTGGAGGCCGAATCGCTGTCGGATTTGATCCGGTTGCGGGCGCTGAGTAATGGCGAGAATCCGGAGTAACGACTTATGAGCTATAAAAATAGCATTGTCTTTTTGTTCGCCACTTCGACCGGAATTACGCTATGCCCATCACTCAAAGCGCGCTGCTGACCGACTTGTATCAGCTCACCATGCTCCAGACCTACCATGCCGAACGCATGCAGGAAACAGCGGTTTTCGATCTGTTCGTTCGCCGGTTGCCGGACTGCCGTAGCTTCCTACTGGCCATCGGGCTGGAACAGGCACTGGATTACCTGGAAACCTTGCGCTTTACCGCAGAAGAATTGGACTGGCTGGCCGGTTGCGGCCGTTTTACCCCCCAGTTCGTGGCTTCCCTGGAAAATTTCCGTTTCACCGGGGAGGTGCATGCCCTGCCGGAGGGAACGGTGTTTTTCCCGAATGAACCGATTCTGCGGGTTACCGCGCCCTTGCCCCAGGCGCAACTGGTGGAAAGCCGACTGATCAACCTGATGCAATTTCAGACGCTGGTTGCCACCAAGGCCGCTCGTTGCGTACTGGCGGCGCCGGGCAAACTGCTGGTGGACTTCGGCATGCGGCGTGCGCACGGCGCGGAAGCAGCGTTGTTAGCCGCTCGCGCGAGCTGGCTGGCGGGCTTTGCCGGTACAGCGACCGTAGTAGCCGGGATGCGCTTTGGCATCCCGATCTTCGGCACCATGGCCCATTCGTTGGTGGAAGCTCACGACCGGGAAGAAGACGCATTCGAGCATTTCGCCGCTGCGCAACCAGGCAATGTGGTGTTGCTGATCGACACTTACAACACCGAAGCCGCCGCCCGCAAGCTGTTGGAAATGGCGCCGCGCTTCGCCGAGCGCGGCATTCAGATCAAGAGCGTGCGCATTGACAGTGGTGATCTGGCTGAACACGCCCGGCAGGTGCGGCGCATTCTTGACGAAGGCGATCTTAAAGAGGTTACTCTGTTTGGCAGCGGCGATCTCGATGAGTATCGACTAGCCGAGTTGAAGGAGGGTGGCGCGCCCTACGATGGTTATGGAATCGGCACCCGGCTAGATGCGTCCACCGATGCGCCGACGCTGGATATGGTCTACAAACTGCAAGAGTATGCGGATAAGCCCCGGCGCAAACGTTCCGAAGGCAAGGCGACCTGGCCGGGTCGCAAACAGATCTATCGACGAACGGATAAGAACGGAATTCTGGTTAGCGACTGTCTGGGGTTAGAGAATGCCCCCCAGTCAGGCGAACCGCTGCTACGTCCGGTGATGCGCGAAGGTAAGCGGTTGGAGCCGCCGGAACCGTCCGCCAGAATCCGGGAACGGGTTCAAAGGCAACTGGCGGCGTTGCCAGAAGCCCTGGGCTCCAATCAGACCGAAGCTGTTTATCCGGTGGATATCGCTCCGGAATTGCAGGAATTGACGGCGCAACTGGATCGGCAGACACATTAAGCGCCTACATGCACCCTTTAAGGAAACGACTATGCTCGAACCAACGGTTATTGATAAGTCCGCTACGAACGCTGCGCAATCTACTCCCCACCTAGCCGGTGAGAAATTGCGTGGTGCGGAAAAGGTGGCGCGTATTCCGATCAAGGTTGCGCCCACGGATCCGAAGCAACGCGCCCGCAAACCGGCCTGGATTCGCGCGCCGTTCCCTGGTACGCCGGAAGTACAGCGCTTGAAGCAAATCCTGCGCGACCATCACCTGCACACGGTCTGCGAGGAGGCCAGTTGCCCGAATCTCGGGGAATGTTTTGGCCACGGTACGGCGACGTTCATGATCATGGGCGCTATTTGCACCCGCCGCTGCCCCTTCTGCGACGTTGGCCATGGCCGGCCCAATCCGCTCGATTCCGAGGAACCGGCGAATCTGGCATGCACTGTGGCGGCGATGGGTTTGAAATATGTGGTGATTACCTCGGTGGATCGGGACGACCTGCGCGATGGCGGCGCACAGCATTTTGCTGACTGCATTCGCGCGGTGCGCACGGCGCAACCCGGCATCGTCATCGAAGCATTAACGCCTGATTTCCGGGGACGGATGGAGGTGGCTTTGGACATTCTGGAGCGGGAGCCGCCGGATGTATTCAACCACAATCTGGAAACCGCGCCGCGCTTGTACCGACAAGCCCGACCTGGCGCGGATTACCGGTTCTCACTGGAATTGCTTCAACGCTTCAAGGCGCGCCATCCCGGTATCCCGACCAAATCGGGGCTGATGCTGGGGCTGGGGGAAACCCTGGAGGAAATCCGCGAGGTTATGCGCGATTTGCGCGCTCATGATGTAGAGATGTTAACGCTCGGTCAGTATCTGCAACCCAGCGTGCATCATTTGCCAGTCGTCCGCTATGCGCCGCCCGAGGAGTTTGAGCAGTTGCGCGTGGAGGGCGAGGCGATGGGCTTTACCCATGTCGCCTCCGCGCCGCTGGTGCGTTCCTCCTATCACGCCGATTTACAGGCCATGGGCGCCGGGGTGGCGTAAAACCGTTCATATCCGGATAAGGAAA includes these proteins:
- a CDS encoding copper-translocating P-type ATPase, with product MTMSPLLSRRLAVTGMSCAGCVAAVENALRNAPGVTTANVNFAERTAQVSGDTPLATLIQAVRDAGYDASELRDAAAEAERDAAEQAHYRRLIRNTVVAGALAAPLMIAEMAGWLPVLATSRGQVFWIGIGLLTLAAMMYSGGHFFTGAWKQFRHHNANMDTLITLGTGAAWFYSMLVALFPTSVPSLAQHAYFEAAVMIIALINLGSALETRARGKASAAIQRLLGLQPKTARLVEGDQERDVPIETLQPGALIRVRPGEKIPVDGEVISGQSTVDESMLTGEPLPVAKQVGDPVTGGAFNKVGAFLFRATRVGEDTVLAHIVASVRQAQNSKPPIGRLADRVASVFVPSVLIIAVLTALTWFNFGPEPRIGYMLVTTLTVLIIACPCALGLATPISIMVGVGKAAEYGILIRDGEALQRVGQLTTVVLDKTGTITTGRPTVTAVVAAAGFDEDALFAVTAGLEAGSEHPLAQAILDAARERGLVIPTVEQFEAIAGHGAQGIINGRAVLAGQRRWLDGQGIDTTLLQAKAECLAAAGQTPIFVAVDGQAAGIVAVADSLKPDSAAAIARLRQLGLNVVLLTGDHAATAQAIAAQAGIEQVHAEVLPTDKASVIAKLQAQGEAVGMVGDGINDAPALAQADVGLAMGTGTDIAIESAGMTLVRGSLHGVADAIALSRAALRNIRQNLFGAFIYNTLGIPLAAGVLYPVSGLLLNPMLAGAAMALSSFTVVSNANRLRGFRPPNLPGGNPQ
- a CDS encoding PAS domain-containing protein; this translates as MDFRPSLSTLLRSVEESYERWLINRMPRRWLESLRRYDSPAVLSLLYIILGLLWLTTDHLLFALGWGDAPASWTNLVKNAAGVVISGGLLYGLLLAHARQAQRARRMHEYTEERLRSARDELENRVEERTAELQAINHALERQIAARVQVEIALRDSEERFRQLAEHVREVFWVYGIAEERLLYISPAYEEIWGRSIANLHERPFDWLEAVHSDDRPRIQAAHIAKVQWGYFDEEYRVVRPDGAVRWVWDRGFPVRDENGYIYRVAGLAEDITTRRLADDQLRRQQIELARTSRLSLAVELASNLAHNLNQPLAAIVAYTQACLTLLRQDKTDPREVTSTLEEVVNQGLRAGEIIRHLREVVRRHTVDQTALDLNALIHAVISYAQLELRQARLNLKLELAESLPAVLADDLQIQLVVLYLMRNAIEAMQKPDHEPHELMIQTSVLNSNAALVTIRDTGHGFSEETVDRLFQPFFTTKPGGMGLGLSVSRSIIETQGGQLWATPNPDRGVSFHFTLPIPVTAYPLHARHEPNADRFSY
- a CDS encoding response regulator transcription factor, which gives rise to MNPTPTVFLIDDDQAIRDAVGLLLRAHGLAVETFANAVDFLESDAIQRPGCLLLDVRMPGMSGLDLQKHLRARNQQVPIIFITGHGDVPMAIRAMKAGAFDFVEKPFQAETLLGRVHDALAFDAQERCRQAQRDEAAARMALLSPREREVLERVVAGQYNKVIAAELDISISTVEIHRKRVMKKLEAESLSDLIRLRALSNGENPE
- a CDS encoding nicotinate phosphoribosyltransferase, with translation MPITQSALLTDLYQLTMLQTYHAERMQETAVFDLFVRRLPDCRSFLLAIGLEQALDYLETLRFTAEELDWLAGCGRFTPQFVASLENFRFTGEVHALPEGTVFFPNEPILRVTAPLPQAQLVESRLINLMQFQTLVATKAARCVLAAPGKLLVDFGMRRAHGAEAALLAARASWLAGFAGTATVVAGMRFGIPIFGTMAHSLVEAHDREEDAFEHFAAAQPGNVVLLIDTYNTEAAARKLLEMAPRFAERGIQIKSVRIDSGDLAEHARQVRRILDEGDLKEVTLFGSGDLDEYRLAELKEGGAPYDGYGIGTRLDASTDAPTLDMVYKLQEYADKPRRKRSEGKATWPGRKQIYRRTDKNGILVSDCLGLENAPQSGEPLLRPVMREGKRLEPPEPSARIRERVQRQLAALPEALGSNQTEAVYPVDIAPELQELTAQLDRQTH
- the lipA gene encoding lipoyl synthase, translating into MLEPTVIDKSATNAAQSTPHLAGEKLRGAEKVARIPIKVAPTDPKQRARKPAWIRAPFPGTPEVQRLKQILRDHHLHTVCEEASCPNLGECFGHGTATFMIMGAICTRRCPFCDVGHGRPNPLDSEEPANLACTVAAMGLKYVVITSVDRDDLRDGGAQHFADCIRAVRTAQPGIVIEALTPDFRGRMEVALDILEREPPDVFNHNLETAPRLYRQARPGADYRFSLELLQRFKARHPGIPTKSGLMLGLGETLEEIREVMRDLRAHDVEMLTLGQYLQPSVHHLPVVRYAPPEEFEQLRVEGEAMGFTHVASAPLVRSSYHADLQAMGAGVA